The genomic region GCGCGCTACGGCCAAGGCAGCGATGCCCTGGTGGTGGTGGTCGCGCACCTCTCGCTCGGCGTGAAGTCGCGACTGGCGCAGCTCAGCTTCATTGCCGAACTCATCGAGGACGCGCCCCGGGCACTGCTGATGGGCGATTTCAACTGCGAACCGCAGTCGTCCGAGATGCAGGCCCTGTATCGACGCACCCGTTTGCTGCCGCCTGAGAGCATGCTGCCGAGCTTTCCGAGCTGGCGGCCCAAGCGCGCGATCGACCACATCCTGGTCAGCGAAGGCATCCGGGTGCAGCGCCGCTGGCTGCTGGAGGGGGCGCCCGCCGACCACCTGCCGGTGGCGGCCGAGATCGAACTGCCAGGGGCGCTGTAGCGAAAAGCCGCCTGCAGCTACTCGGCACACCGCTAGCGCCAATCCCGAATCCCCGAAAGCACGAGCCCCGCGCAGCGGGGCTCGTGCATTTCAGCATGCGATCACACTGAGGCTCAGAAGCGCAGGTCGATCTTGCCGTAGATGAAGCGCTCCGGCAGGTCGTAGGTGGACGCGTCGTAGCCGTTCAATGAGCAGGAGAGGCAAAGCGGCGCCCGCTTCTCGAACAGGTTGTTGACGCCCAGCGTGAACTGGGCGCCTTCCAGCATCGGTGCCTGCCAGCCCAGCTGCAGATCGTGGTAGGTGGTCGAGCCGAGCGGGTTGGCGCTCGGCGCCGGGTTGCGGCAGACCGGGAGCGTGCGCGCGGTGCCGCAGTCTTCCGTCAGGCGATCGATGAAGCGGGTGGTCCAGCGTGCGCTGAAATCGCCGTAGGTCCAGTCGACCGCGAGGTTGGAGGTCCACTCGGGGATCGCGCTGTTGTTGACCTCGATACCCACGCGGCGCGGCTGCTGCACGCCATTGGCGCCGCGCGCCACGTAGTCGTCGACGAAGGTGTTCTGCCAGTCGACGCGGAACTGGCCAATACCCGTGTCGGGCAAGGTCCAGCCGATGTCGAAGTCGTAGCCGCTGGTCTCGAAGCTGCCGAGATTCTGCAGGCGGTTGTCGAAACCGTTGATGCCGCCGGTGGTGGCGCGGGTGATGCCCTGGCAGAAGGGCGAAGACGGGCCGCCCGCCACGCACAGGTTCAGCTGGGTCTGCGCGTCGATGGCCTGGATGCCACCTTCCAGCTCGTGCTGATACCAGGCGAACTCGATGTCTAGACGCTGCGACCAGGCGCTGTT from Lysobacterales bacterium harbors:
- a CDS encoding endonuclease/exonuclease/phosphatase family protein codes for the protein MLSANIQAGARTDRYMDYVSRPWTHVLPHRDKRGNLDALAGMARGFDLVGLQESDPGSLRSGFVNQTHYLAERGRFPFWSHQPNRRMGGIATSANALLSRLEPQEVIDHPLPGRIPGRGALLARYGQGSDALVVVVAHLSLGVKSRLAQLSFIAELIEDAPRALLMGDFNCEPQSSEMQALYRRTRLLPPESMLPSFPSWRPKRAIDHILVSEGIRVQRRWLLEGAPADHLPVAAEIELPGAL